One Phaseolus vulgaris cultivar G19833 chromosome 2, P. vulgaris v2.0, whole genome shotgun sequence DNA window includes the following coding sequences:
- the LOC137812598 gene encoding heavy metal-associated isoprenylated plant protein 7-like — MGEEEKKPEESKGEEKKAEEPKEDKKPEQDQKAEESKDEKESKEEESAPPPEIMLRVFMHCEGCARKVRRSLKGFPGVEDILTDCKSHKVVVKGEKADPLKVLERVQRKSHRKVELLSPIPKPPAEEEKKAEEEKPKAEEKKEEPQVITVVLRVHMHCEACAQEIKRRIEKMKGVESVEADLKSSEVSVKGVFEAEKLVEHVSKRTGKHAVIVKQEAEKKEEEAKEESKGEEGEKKEKEGGEGEEKKEKKEGEGEGEGKAEEGGTEESTVVELRKSEYYYNPPRYGMEFYAYPGPAYPPQIFSDENPNACSVM, encoded by the exons ATGGGCGAG GAAGAGAAAAAACCAGAAGAAAGCAAAGGGGAGGAGAAAAAAGCAGAGGAACCCAAGGAAGACAAGAAACCGGAGCAAGACCAAAAAGCAGAGGAgtcaaaagatgaaaaggaATCCAAGGAGGAAGAATCTGCGCCGCCGCCGGAAATCATGCTTAGAGTCTTCATGCATTGCGAGGGTTGTGCCCGCAAGGTTCGTCGCTCCCTCAAAGGATTCCCAG GGGTGGAAGATATTCTCACGGATTGCAAGTCTCACAAGGTGGTGGTGAAAGGCGAAAAGGCGGATCCGCTGAAGGTTCTAGAAAGAGTACAGAGGAAGAGCCATAGAAAGGTTGAACTTCTCTCTCCAATCCCAAAACCACCGGCCGAAGAAGAGAAAAAGGCCGAGGAAGAGAAACCAAAAGcagaggagaagaaagaagag CCTCAGGTTATTACAGTTGTTTTGAGAGTACACATGCATTGCGAAGCTTGCGCCCAAGAAATCAAGAGACGCATAGAGAAAATGAAAG GAGTGGAATCAGTGGAAGCAGATCTGAAGAGTTCAGAGGTGAGCGTGAAGGGGGTGTTCGAGGCAGAGAAGTTGGTGGAGCACGTGTCGAAGAGGACAGGGAAGCATGCAGTGATAGTGAAGCAGGAAGCAGAGAAGAAGGAGGAGGAGGCAAAAGAAGAGAGCAAAGGGGAGGAGGGGGAGAAGAAGGAGAAAGAGGGTGGTGAAGGAGAGGAaaagaaggagaagaaagaaggagaaggagaGGGTGAAGGGAAAGCAGAAGAGGGAGGCACAGAAGAAAGCACAGTGGTGGAGCTGAGAAAGAGTGAGTATTATTACAACCCTCCAAGGTATGGAATGGAGTTCTATGCATACCCTGGACCAGCTTACCCTCCACAGATCTTCAGTGATGAGAACCCCAATGCCTGTAGTGTGATGTAA
- the LOC137812602 gene encoding tubulin-folding cofactor B isoform X1 has protein sequence MACTASQSGCEWNVNRLCHQITLFLSSNVVKVGVDNEKHICFSPIQHKLSISPSHMHISKDCWKYQIHVCSSRESEEEEKKVAREGMASSIQVHGDDSVVLRVTHSNMKTFNSDIRFSLQLSVEGVKDKLWKKCGTSVNSMHLELYDDVRNDKIADLSDNSKPLGFYSPLDGFRLHVVDLDPTSISSGGWLEDTSLVEKYQISEEAYNKRQDTFRKYKEKITSQVPATVEAKIPDTSMEDLCANVKVGSRCEVEPGAKRGVVKFVGRAESLGPGFWVGVQYDEPLGKHDGMVKGVRYFECPPSQGGIVRPEKVKVGDYPERDPFEEDEI, from the exons ATGGCATGCACTGCATCCCAGAGTGGTTGTGAATGGAATGTGAATCGATTGTGCCATCAAATCACTCTTTTTCTAAGCTCTAATGTTGTAAAGGTTGGAGTAGACAATGAAAAGCACATATGTTTCTCACCAATACAACACAAACTAAGCATTTCACCCTCACACATGCATATATCAAAGGATTGTTGGAAATATCAAATTCATG TGTGCAGTAGCAGAGAGAGTGAAGAGGAAGAGAAGAAAGTGGCGAGGGAGGGGATGGCGTCCAGCATCCAAGTCCATGGGGACGATTCGGTGGTGTTGCGGGTCACTCATTCCAATATGAAAACCTTCAACTCCGATATCCGCTTCTCGCTTCAG CTCTCGGTGGAAGGCGTCAAGGATAAACTCTGGAAGAAATGCGGCACTTCTGTTAACTCCATGCACCTTGAGCTCTACGACGATGTTCGCAACGACAAAATCGCCGATCTCTCTGATAATTCCAAACCCCTTGGCTTCTATTCCCCTCTTGACGG GTTTCGTTTGCATGTTGTGGATCTTGACCCAACTTCCATCTCCTCTGGTGGTTGGCTGGAAGATACTTCGTTGGTTGAAAAATACCAAATTTCTGAAGAAGCCTATAATAAGCGACAAG ACACTTTcagaaaatataaagaaaaaattacttCCCAAGTTCCTGCGACTGTGGAGGCAAAG ATACCAGACACCAGTATGGAAGACCTCTGTGCTAATGTCAAG GTAGGGTCCAGATGTGAAGTTGAACCTGGAGCAAAAAGAGGTGTTGTAAAATTTGTTGGTCGGGCAGAATCACTGGGTCCTGGTTTCTGGGTTGGAGTACAATATGACGAACCCTTGGGCAAACATGATGGCAT GGTTAAAGGAGTACGTTACTTTGAATGTCCTCCATCTCAAGGTGGAATAGTTAGACCAGAGAAAGTGAAG GTTGGTGACTACCCCGAAAGGGATCCctttgaagaagatgaaatatGA
- the LOC137812602 gene encoding tubulin-folding cofactor B isoform X2, translating to MASSIQVHGDDSVVLRVTHSNMKTFNSDIRFSLQLSVEGVKDKLWKKCGTSVNSMHLELYDDVRNDKIADLSDNSKPLGFYSPLDGFRLHVVDLDPTSISSGGWLEDTSLVEKYQISEEAYNKRQDTFRKYKEKITSQVPATVEAKIPDTSMEDLCANVKVGSRCEVEPGAKRGVVKFVGRAESLGPGFWVGVQYDEPLGKHDGMVKGVRYFECPPSQGGIVRPEKVKVGDYPERDPFEEDEI from the exons ATGGCGTCCAGCATCCAAGTCCATGGGGACGATTCGGTGGTGTTGCGGGTCACTCATTCCAATATGAAAACCTTCAACTCCGATATCCGCTTCTCGCTTCAG CTCTCGGTGGAAGGCGTCAAGGATAAACTCTGGAAGAAATGCGGCACTTCTGTTAACTCCATGCACCTTGAGCTCTACGACGATGTTCGCAACGACAAAATCGCCGATCTCTCTGATAATTCCAAACCCCTTGGCTTCTATTCCCCTCTTGACGG GTTTCGTTTGCATGTTGTGGATCTTGACCCAACTTCCATCTCCTCTGGTGGTTGGCTGGAAGATACTTCGTTGGTTGAAAAATACCAAATTTCTGAAGAAGCCTATAATAAGCGACAAG ACACTTTcagaaaatataaagaaaaaattacttCCCAAGTTCCTGCGACTGTGGAGGCAAAG ATACCAGACACCAGTATGGAAGACCTCTGTGCTAATGTCAAG GTAGGGTCCAGATGTGAAGTTGAACCTGGAGCAAAAAGAGGTGTTGTAAAATTTGTTGGTCGGGCAGAATCACTGGGTCCTGGTTTCTGGGTTGGAGTACAATATGACGAACCCTTGGGCAAACATGATGGCAT GGTTAAAGGAGTACGTTACTTTGAATGTCCTCCATCTCAAGGTGGAATAGTTAGACCAGAGAAAGTGAAG GTTGGTGACTACCCCGAAAGGGATCCctttgaagaagatgaaatatGA
- the LOC137812604 gene encoding probable WRKY transcription factor 43, translating into MEKHQLFNPISSSSSSSSSPSTSYFNNSHVHHVKKGAGFLRTPEPSQKVGKEMKQHRFAFQTRTQVDILDDGYRWRKYGEKSVKNNKFPRSYYRCSYRGCNVKKQIQRHSKDEEIVVTTYEGTHSHPVEKPIESFEQILKNHHIYNLTL; encoded by the exons ATGGAGAAACATCAACTATTCAACCCTAtctcatcttcatcttcatcttcatcatctcCTTCTACTTCTTATTTTAATAACTCTCATGTTCATCATGTCAAAAAGGGTGCAGGTTTCTTAAGAACTCCAGAGCCAAGCCAGAAAGTTGGCAAAGAAATGAAGCAGCACAGATTTGCATTTCAAACAAGGACTCAAGTTGATATACTTGATGATGGATATAGGTGGAGAAAGTATGGGGAAAAGTCCGTGAAGAACAACAAGTTCCCTAg AAGCTACTACAGATGTTCTTATCGAGGGTGCAATGTGAAGAAACAAATCCAACGGCATAGCAAAGACGAAGAGATTGTGGTAACAACCTATGAAGGGACTCATTCTCATCCTGTGGAGAAGCCAATTGAGAGTTTCGAGCAGATATTGAAAAATCATCACATATATAACCTCACTCTATAA